In a genomic window of Salmo trutta chromosome 32, fSalTru1.1, whole genome shotgun sequence:
- the LOC115171736 gene encoding MHC class II regulatory factor RFX1 isoform X3 produces the protein MQTDGHTLQEFPSYFPISLPLAFPPFALSPSVLSLGWEGMEMGGYPTVTTAQGQPLLFDAASALRVQQQLQQVPVQHVYTNQVQYVEGGDNNYTTSTIRSGSFTYTDTPLYTQTTAAPYYEAPPTSGSQVPTTGTPLTVSVTTGSTGGVSMYVAGTGQIVANPAASAGGGATVVATGGTANGTGEGAGANGSGGSYVIQGGYMLSGNSQGSYSSHNARSSPATVSTTEGEEGSGVPSADKKVQWLLDNYETAEGVSLPRSTLYCHYLLHCQEQKLEPVNAASFGKLIRSVFMGLRTRRLGTRGNSKYHYYGLRIKACSSLIRLMEDQQHLAMRQQPFSQKQRLKPVQKVEGMTNGMAAGSGQQQQQQQGAGLSDISAQVQQYQQFLDASRTLPEFPDLDLQGKALPEGIELEHIKSFQLLYREHCEAILDVTINLQFTLVETLWKTFWRFEESQSGDTGTLAVHDESEKRLPKDCLVILCKYDPVLRWSRDCDNSLYQGLVEILIPDVLRPIPSALTQAIRNFAKSLESWLTNAMMNIPEEMVRIKVTSASSFAQTLRRYTSLNHLAQAARAVLQNTAQINQMLSDLNRVDFANVQEQASWVCRCEDRVVQQLEQDFKLTLQQQNSLEQWAAWLDGVVSQVLKPYQASTAFPKAAKLFLLKWSFYSSMVIRDLTLRSAASFGSFHLIRLLYDEYMYYLIEHRVAQAKGETPIAVMGEFASLGRSLNPLDPDKEEEEEEEEESDDECQELSLPSDGAGLGEESLEPPTKLARTDQRVLFTTGQD, from the exons atgcagacagacggacacacCCTCCAGGAGTTCCCCTCCTacttccccatctccctccccctgGCCTTCCCTCCCTTCGCCTTGTCCCCGTCGGTGCTCTCGCTGGGCTGGGAGGGGATGGAGATGGGAGGCTACCCCACGGTCACCACAGCCCAAGGACAGCCACTCCTGTTTGACGCAGCCTCTGCCCTCAGA gtgcaGCAGCAGCTCCAGCAGGTGCCAGTGCAGCATGTGTACACCAATCAGGTGCAGTATGTTGAAGGGGGAGACAACAACTACACCACCAGCACAAT tcgtTCAGGCAGCTTCACCTATACAGACACCCCTCTGTACACCCAGACCACCGCCGCCCCTTACTACGAAGCCCCTCCCACCTCTGGCTCACAGGTCCCCACCACCGGCACACCCCTGACCGTCTCCGTGACAACGGGCTCCACCGgtggtgtgtctatgtatgtggctGGCACAGGCCAGATCGTGGCCAATCCGGCGGCCTCCGCTGGGGGTGGGGCGACGGTGGTGGCGACAGGGGGAACAGCCAATGGGACTGGGGAAGGGGCGGGGGCTAATGGAAGCGGGGGCAGCTATGTGATCCAGGGGGGGTACATGCTGAGCGGCAACAGTCAGGGGAGCTACTCCTCCCACAACGCCCGCTCCTCTCCTGCCACCGTCAGTACAACAGAGGGTGAGGAGGGTAGTGGCGTACCGTCGGCAGACAAAAAG GTGCAGTGGCTGCTAGATAACTATGAGACAGCTGAAGGGGTCAGTCTGCCTCGCTCCACCCTCTACTGCCACTACCTGCTGCACTGCCAGGAGCAGAAGCTGGAGCCCGTCAACGCTGCCTCCTTTGGGAAGCTGATCAGATCCGTGTTCATGGGGCTACGCACGCGCCGCCTGGGCACCCG ggggAACTCCAAGTACCACTATTACGGCCTGAGGATCAAGGCCTGCTCCTCTCTGATCAGACTGATGGAGGACCAGCAGCACCTGGCCATGAGACAGCAGCCCTTCTCTCAGAAACAGAG GTTGAAGCCGGTGCAGAAGGTGGAGGGGATGACCAATGGCATGGCGGCAGGCTCAGgccaacagcagcaacagcagcaggggGCGGGGCTCTCTGACATCAGCGCCCAAGTGCAGCAGTACCAGCAGTTCCTGG ACGCGTCTCGGACCCTCCCAGAGTTCCCTGACCTTGATCTGCAGGGGAAGGCCCTACCGGAGGGCATAGAACTGGAGCACATCAAGAGCTTCCAGCTGCTGTATCGGGAACACTGTGAG GCTATTCTGGACGTGACGATCAACCTGCAGTTCACCCTGGTGGAGACCCTGTGGAAGACCTTCTGGAGGTTTGAAGAGAGCCAGAGTGGAGACACTGGCACACTGGCTGT ACATGATGAGTCTGAGAAGCGCCTGCCCAAGGACTGTCTAGTGATCCTGTGTAAGTACGACCCTGTGCTCCGCTGGAGCCGTGACTGTGACAACAGCCTGTACCAGGGTCTGGTGGAGATCCTCATCCCCGATGTGCTGCGGCCCATCCCCA GTGCCTTAACTCAAGCCATCCGCAACTTTGCCAAGAGTCTGGAGAGTTGGTTGACCAACGCTATGATGAACATCCCAGAAGAGATGGTCCGCATTAAG GTAACGTCAGCCAGTTCGTTTGCCCAGACGCTGCGCAGGTACACCTCTCTGAACCACCTGGCCCAGGCAGCCAGGGCCGTGCTACAGAACACAGCTCAGATAAACCAGATGCTCAGCGACCTCAACCGCGTGGATTTCGCCAACGTTCAG GAGCAGGCGTCATGGGTGTGTCGCTGTGAGGACCGTGTGGTGCAGCAGTTGGAGCAGGACTTCAAGCTGACCCTGCAGCAGCAGAACTCTCTGGAGCAGTGGGCTGCCTGGCTGGATGGGGTGGTCTCCCAGGTCCTAAAGCCCTACCAGGCCAGCACCGCCTTCCCCAAGGCAGCTAAGCTCTTCCTGCTCAAATGGTCCTTCTACAG tTCCATGGTGATTAGAGACCTGACTCTGCGTAGTGCTGCCAGCTTTGGATCCTTCCATCTGATCAGACTGCTGTATGATGAGTATATGTACTACCTGATAGAACACAGAGTAGCCCAGGCTAAAGGAGAGACACCCATCGCTGTCAtgggagag TTCGCCAGTCTTGGCAGGAGTTTGAACCCACTGGATCCAGACAAAG aagaggaagaggaggaggaagaggagagcgaTGACGAGTGTCAGGAGCTGTCTCTGCCCTCTGACGGGGCGGGGCTGGGGGAGGAGTCTCTGGAGCCGCCTACCAAGCTGGCCAGAACCGACCAGAGAGTACTCTTCACCACGGGCCaggactga
- the LOC115171736 gene encoding MHC class II regulatory factor RFX1 isoform X2 has protein sequence MATTGYVGELQPVTTQPQGAASGSVTVAGQSSASAAPHTVVAPTQQFLAELQTTVGAPAAAAGQTTPPAQATPTAAQKTAVVQVAPTQAPPPQTQYVTAEIQGSSSQANNAQNTPQYIVVTVTEGSLHSSDSVSDSSPPPAVVQQTGVPTQVVQQVQAAQQRSVVQATSQITAKTEQGITTQLSVTNLQPVHLTQEVQQQLQQVPVQHVYTNQVQYVEGGDNNYTTSTIRSGSFTYTDTPLYTQTTAAPYYEAPPTSGSQVPTTGTPLTVSVTTGSTGGVSMYVAGTGQIVANPAASAGGGATVVATGGTANGTGEGAGANGSGGSYVIQGGYMLSGNSQGSYSSHNARSSPATVSTTEGEEGSGVPSADKKWLLDNYETAEGVSLPRSTLYCHYLLHCQEQKLEPVNAASFGKLIRSVFMGLRTRRLGTRGNSKYHYYGLRIKACSSLIRLMEDQQHLAMRQQPFSQKQRLKPVQKVEGMTNGMAAGSGQQQQQQQGAGLSDISAQVQQYQQFLDASRTLPEFPDLDLQGKALPEGIELEHIKSFQLLYREHCEAILDVTINLQFTLVETLWKTFWRFEESQSGDTGTLAVHDESEKRLPKDCLVILCKYDPVLRWSRDCDNSLYQGLVEILIPDVLRPIPSALTQAIRNFAKSLESWLTNAMMNIPEEMVRIKVTSASSFAQTLRRYTSLNHLAQAARAVLQNTAQINQMLSDLNRVDFANVQEQASWVCRCEDRVVQQLEQDFKLTLQQQNSLEQWAAWLDGVVSQVLKPYQASTAFPKAAKLFLLKWSFYSSMVIRDLTLRSAASFGSFHLIRLLYDEYMYYLIEHRVAQAKGETPIAVMGEFASLGRSLNPLDPDKEEEEEEEEESDDECQELSLPSDGAGLGEESLEPPTKLARTDQRVLFTTGQD, from the exons ATGGCCACGACAGGCtacgttggggagttgcagcccGTGACGACCCAGCCCCAAGGGGCAGCGAGTGGGAGTGTGACGGTGGCCGGACAGTCCTCAGCCTCCGCTGCCCCACACACCGTGGTAGCTCCAACGCAGCAGTTCCTGGCCGAGCTTCAGACCACGGTGGGGGCTCCTGCAGCCGCAGCAGGACAAACCACACCCCCTGCACAAGCCACTCCCACTGCGGCACAGAAGACAGCAG TTGTCCAGGTGGCGCCCACACAGGCTCCTCCCCCCCAGACCCAGTATGTGACGGCTGAGATCCAGGGTTCCTCGTCACAGGCCAACAACGCCCAGAACACCCCCCAGTACATCGTAGTCACCGTCACAG aGGGCTCTCTTCATTCAAGTGACTCTGTGTCTGACTCCAGCCCTCCTCCAGCTGTGGTACAGCAGACTGGGGTTCCCACACAGGTGGTGCAGCAGGTGCAAGCAGCACAGCAG AGGTCAGTGGTGCAAGCAACGTCCCAGATCACAGCCAAGACTGAACAGGGTATCACCACCCAGCTGAGTGTCACCAACCTGCAGCCTGTCCACCTCACTCAggag gtgcaGCAGCAGCTCCAGCAGGTGCCAGTGCAGCATGTGTACACCAATCAGGTGCAGTATGTTGAAGGGGGAGACAACAACTACACCACCAGCACAAT tcgtTCAGGCAGCTTCACCTATACAGACACCCCTCTGTACACCCAGACCACCGCCGCCCCTTACTACGAAGCCCCTCCCACCTCTGGCTCACAGGTCCCCACCACCGGCACACCCCTGACCGTCTCCGTGACAACGGGCTCCACCGgtggtgtgtctatgtatgtggctGGCACAGGCCAGATCGTGGCCAATCCGGCGGCCTCCGCTGGGGGTGGGGCGACGGTGGTGGCGACAGGGGGAACAGCCAATGGGACTGGGGAAGGGGCGGGGGCTAATGGAAGCGGGGGCAGCTATGTGATCCAGGGGGGGTACATGCTGAGCGGCAACAGTCAGGGGAGCTACTCCTCCCACAACGCCCGCTCCTCTCCTGCCACCGTCAGTACAACAGAGGGTGAGGAGGGTAGTGGCGTACCGTCGGCAGACAAAAAG TGGCTGCTAGATAACTATGAGACAGCTGAAGGGGTCAGTCTGCCTCGCTCCACCCTCTACTGCCACTACCTGCTGCACTGCCAGGAGCAGAAGCTGGAGCCCGTCAACGCTGCCTCCTTTGGGAAGCTGATCAGATCCGTGTTCATGGGGCTACGCACGCGCCGCCTGGGCACCCG ggggAACTCCAAGTACCACTATTACGGCCTGAGGATCAAGGCCTGCTCCTCTCTGATCAGACTGATGGAGGACCAGCAGCACCTGGCCATGAGACAGCAGCCCTTCTCTCAGAAACAGAG GTTGAAGCCGGTGCAGAAGGTGGAGGGGATGACCAATGGCATGGCGGCAGGCTCAGgccaacagcagcaacagcagcaggggGCGGGGCTCTCTGACATCAGCGCCCAAGTGCAGCAGTACCAGCAGTTCCTGG ACGCGTCTCGGACCCTCCCAGAGTTCCCTGACCTTGATCTGCAGGGGAAGGCCCTACCGGAGGGCATAGAACTGGAGCACATCAAGAGCTTCCAGCTGCTGTATCGGGAACACTGTGAG GCTATTCTGGACGTGACGATCAACCTGCAGTTCACCCTGGTGGAGACCCTGTGGAAGACCTTCTGGAGGTTTGAAGAGAGCCAGAGTGGAGACACTGGCACACTGGCTGT ACATGATGAGTCTGAGAAGCGCCTGCCCAAGGACTGTCTAGTGATCCTGTGTAAGTACGACCCTGTGCTCCGCTGGAGCCGTGACTGTGACAACAGCCTGTACCAGGGTCTGGTGGAGATCCTCATCCCCGATGTGCTGCGGCCCATCCCCA GTGCCTTAACTCAAGCCATCCGCAACTTTGCCAAGAGTCTGGAGAGTTGGTTGACCAACGCTATGATGAACATCCCAGAAGAGATGGTCCGCATTAAG GTAACGTCAGCCAGTTCGTTTGCCCAGACGCTGCGCAGGTACACCTCTCTGAACCACCTGGCCCAGGCAGCCAGGGCCGTGCTACAGAACACAGCTCAGATAAACCAGATGCTCAGCGACCTCAACCGCGTGGATTTCGCCAACGTTCAG GAGCAGGCGTCATGGGTGTGTCGCTGTGAGGACCGTGTGGTGCAGCAGTTGGAGCAGGACTTCAAGCTGACCCTGCAGCAGCAGAACTCTCTGGAGCAGTGGGCTGCCTGGCTGGATGGGGTGGTCTCCCAGGTCCTAAAGCCCTACCAGGCCAGCACCGCCTTCCCCAAGGCAGCTAAGCTCTTCCTGCTCAAATGGTCCTTCTACAG tTCCATGGTGATTAGAGACCTGACTCTGCGTAGTGCTGCCAGCTTTGGATCCTTCCATCTGATCAGACTGCTGTATGATGAGTATATGTACTACCTGATAGAACACAGAGTAGCCCAGGCTAAAGGAGAGACACCCATCGCTGTCAtgggagag TTCGCCAGTCTTGGCAGGAGTTTGAACCCACTGGATCCAGACAAAG aagaggaagaggaggaggaagaggagagcgaTGACGAGTGTCAGGAGCTGTCTCTGCCCTCTGACGGGGCGGGGCTGGGGGAGGAGTCTCTGGAGCCGCCTACCAAGCTGGCCAGAACCGACCAGAGAGTACTCTTCACCACGGGCCaggactga
- the LOC115171736 gene encoding MHC class II regulatory factor RFX1 isoform X1: MATTGYVGELQPVTTQPQGAASGSVTVAGQSSASAAPHTVVAPTQQFLAELQTTVGAPAAAAGQTTPPAQATPTAAQKTAVVQVAPTQAPPPQTQYVTAEIQGSSSQANNAQNTPQYIVVTVTEGSLHSSDSVSDSSPPPAVVQQTGVPTQVVQQVQAAQQRSVVQATSQITAKTEQGITTQLSVTNLQPVHLTQEVQQQLQQVPVQHVYTNQVQYVEGGDNNYTTSTIRSGSFTYTDTPLYTQTTAAPYYEAPPTSGSQVPTTGTPLTVSVTTGSTGGVSMYVAGTGQIVANPAASAGGGATVVATGGTANGTGEGAGANGSGGSYVIQGGYMLSGNSQGSYSSHNARSSPATVSTTEGEEGSGVPSADKKVQWLLDNYETAEGVSLPRSTLYCHYLLHCQEQKLEPVNAASFGKLIRSVFMGLRTRRLGTRGNSKYHYYGLRIKACSSLIRLMEDQQHLAMRQQPFSQKQRLKPVQKVEGMTNGMAAGSGQQQQQQQGAGLSDISAQVQQYQQFLDASRTLPEFPDLDLQGKALPEGIELEHIKSFQLLYREHCEAILDVTINLQFTLVETLWKTFWRFEESQSGDTGTLAVHDESEKRLPKDCLVILCKYDPVLRWSRDCDNSLYQGLVEILIPDVLRPIPSALTQAIRNFAKSLESWLTNAMMNIPEEMVRIKVTSASSFAQTLRRYTSLNHLAQAARAVLQNTAQINQMLSDLNRVDFANVQEQASWVCRCEDRVVQQLEQDFKLTLQQQNSLEQWAAWLDGVVSQVLKPYQASTAFPKAAKLFLLKWSFYSSMVIRDLTLRSAASFGSFHLIRLLYDEYMYYLIEHRVAQAKGETPIAVMGEFASLGRSLNPLDPDKEEEEEEEEESDDECQELSLPSDGAGLGEESLEPPTKLARTDQRVLFTTGQD; encoded by the exons ATGGCCACGACAGGCtacgttggggagttgcagcccGTGACGACCCAGCCCCAAGGGGCAGCGAGTGGGAGTGTGACGGTGGCCGGACAGTCCTCAGCCTCCGCTGCCCCACACACCGTGGTAGCTCCAACGCAGCAGTTCCTGGCCGAGCTTCAGACCACGGTGGGGGCTCCTGCAGCCGCAGCAGGACAAACCACACCCCCTGCACAAGCCACTCCCACTGCGGCACAGAAGACAGCAG TTGTCCAGGTGGCGCCCACACAGGCTCCTCCCCCCCAGACCCAGTATGTGACGGCTGAGATCCAGGGTTCCTCGTCACAGGCCAACAACGCCCAGAACACCCCCCAGTACATCGTAGTCACCGTCACAG aGGGCTCTCTTCATTCAAGTGACTCTGTGTCTGACTCCAGCCCTCCTCCAGCTGTGGTACAGCAGACTGGGGTTCCCACACAGGTGGTGCAGCAGGTGCAAGCAGCACAGCAG AGGTCAGTGGTGCAAGCAACGTCCCAGATCACAGCCAAGACTGAACAGGGTATCACCACCCAGCTGAGTGTCACCAACCTGCAGCCTGTCCACCTCACTCAggag gtgcaGCAGCAGCTCCAGCAGGTGCCAGTGCAGCATGTGTACACCAATCAGGTGCAGTATGTTGAAGGGGGAGACAACAACTACACCACCAGCACAAT tcgtTCAGGCAGCTTCACCTATACAGACACCCCTCTGTACACCCAGACCACCGCCGCCCCTTACTACGAAGCCCCTCCCACCTCTGGCTCACAGGTCCCCACCACCGGCACACCCCTGACCGTCTCCGTGACAACGGGCTCCACCGgtggtgtgtctatgtatgtggctGGCACAGGCCAGATCGTGGCCAATCCGGCGGCCTCCGCTGGGGGTGGGGCGACGGTGGTGGCGACAGGGGGAACAGCCAATGGGACTGGGGAAGGGGCGGGGGCTAATGGAAGCGGGGGCAGCTATGTGATCCAGGGGGGGTACATGCTGAGCGGCAACAGTCAGGGGAGCTACTCCTCCCACAACGCCCGCTCCTCTCCTGCCACCGTCAGTACAACAGAGGGTGAGGAGGGTAGTGGCGTACCGTCGGCAGACAAAAAG GTGCAGTGGCTGCTAGATAACTATGAGACAGCTGAAGGGGTCAGTCTGCCTCGCTCCACCCTCTACTGCCACTACCTGCTGCACTGCCAGGAGCAGAAGCTGGAGCCCGTCAACGCTGCCTCCTTTGGGAAGCTGATCAGATCCGTGTTCATGGGGCTACGCACGCGCCGCCTGGGCACCCG ggggAACTCCAAGTACCACTATTACGGCCTGAGGATCAAGGCCTGCTCCTCTCTGATCAGACTGATGGAGGACCAGCAGCACCTGGCCATGAGACAGCAGCCCTTCTCTCAGAAACAGAG GTTGAAGCCGGTGCAGAAGGTGGAGGGGATGACCAATGGCATGGCGGCAGGCTCAGgccaacagcagcaacagcagcaggggGCGGGGCTCTCTGACATCAGCGCCCAAGTGCAGCAGTACCAGCAGTTCCTGG ACGCGTCTCGGACCCTCCCAGAGTTCCCTGACCTTGATCTGCAGGGGAAGGCCCTACCGGAGGGCATAGAACTGGAGCACATCAAGAGCTTCCAGCTGCTGTATCGGGAACACTGTGAG GCTATTCTGGACGTGACGATCAACCTGCAGTTCACCCTGGTGGAGACCCTGTGGAAGACCTTCTGGAGGTTTGAAGAGAGCCAGAGTGGAGACACTGGCACACTGGCTGT ACATGATGAGTCTGAGAAGCGCCTGCCCAAGGACTGTCTAGTGATCCTGTGTAAGTACGACCCTGTGCTCCGCTGGAGCCGTGACTGTGACAACAGCCTGTACCAGGGTCTGGTGGAGATCCTCATCCCCGATGTGCTGCGGCCCATCCCCA GTGCCTTAACTCAAGCCATCCGCAACTTTGCCAAGAGTCTGGAGAGTTGGTTGACCAACGCTATGATGAACATCCCAGAAGAGATGGTCCGCATTAAG GTAACGTCAGCCAGTTCGTTTGCCCAGACGCTGCGCAGGTACACCTCTCTGAACCACCTGGCCCAGGCAGCCAGGGCCGTGCTACAGAACACAGCTCAGATAAACCAGATGCTCAGCGACCTCAACCGCGTGGATTTCGCCAACGTTCAG GAGCAGGCGTCATGGGTGTGTCGCTGTGAGGACCGTGTGGTGCAGCAGTTGGAGCAGGACTTCAAGCTGACCCTGCAGCAGCAGAACTCTCTGGAGCAGTGGGCTGCCTGGCTGGATGGGGTGGTCTCCCAGGTCCTAAAGCCCTACCAGGCCAGCACCGCCTTCCCCAAGGCAGCTAAGCTCTTCCTGCTCAAATGGTCCTTCTACAG tTCCATGGTGATTAGAGACCTGACTCTGCGTAGTGCTGCCAGCTTTGGATCCTTCCATCTGATCAGACTGCTGTATGATGAGTATATGTACTACCTGATAGAACACAGAGTAGCCCAGGCTAAAGGAGAGACACCCATCGCTGTCAtgggagag TTCGCCAGTCTTGGCAGGAGTTTGAACCCACTGGATCCAGACAAAG aagaggaagaggaggaggaagaggagagcgaTGACGAGTGTCAGGAGCTGTCTCTGCCCTCTGACGGGGCGGGGCTGGGGGAGGAGTCTCTGGAGCCGCCTACCAAGCTGGCCAGAACCGACCAGAGAGTACTCTTCACCACGGGCCaggactga